In one window of Pseudomonas benzenivorans DNA:
- the phaZ gene encoding poly(3-hydroxyalkanoate) depolymerase, with product MSLPFVFRTIELDGQSIRTAVRPGNGQMAPLLIFNGIGANLELVMPFVRALDPDLEVIAFDVPGVGGSSTPSTPYRFPGLAKLAARMLDYLDYGQVNAIGVSWGGALAQQFAHDYPERCKKLVLAATSAGAVMVPGKPRVLWRMASPRRYIQPSYGVQIAPDIYGGAFRRDPKLALAHASKVRSGGKMGYYWQLFAGLGWTSIHWLHKIRQPTLVLAGDDDPLIPLINMRLLAWRIPNADLHVIDDGHLFLVTRAEAVAPIIMKFLAEERQRAVMHPQPSVTRGH from the coding sequence ATGTCGTTACCCTTCGTCTTTCGCACCATCGAGCTCGATGGCCAGAGCATCCGCACCGCGGTCCGCCCCGGCAACGGCCAGATGGCTCCGCTGCTGATCTTCAACGGCATCGGCGCCAACCTCGAGCTGGTCATGCCCTTCGTCCGGGCGCTGGACCCGGACCTGGAGGTGATCGCCTTCGACGTGCCCGGCGTCGGCGGCTCCTCGACGCCCAGCACGCCCTATCGTTTCCCCGGCCTGGCCAAGCTGGCGGCGCGCATGCTCGACTACCTGGACTACGGTCAGGTCAACGCCATCGGCGTGTCCTGGGGCGGCGCCCTGGCCCAGCAATTCGCCCACGACTACCCGGAGCGCTGCAAGAAGCTGGTGCTGGCCGCCACCTCGGCCGGCGCGGTGATGGTCCCGGGCAAGCCCAGGGTGCTGTGGCGCATGGCCAGCCCGCGCCGCTATATCCAGCCCTCCTACGGCGTGCAGATCGCCCCGGACATCTACGGCGGAGCCTTCCGCCGCGACCCCAAACTGGCCCTGGCCCACGCCAGCAAGGTGCGCTCGGGCGGCAAGATGGGCTACTACTGGCAGCTGTTCGCCGGCCTCGGCTGGACCAGCATCCACTGGCTGCACAAGATCCGTCAGCCCACCCTGGTGCTGGCCGGCGACGACGACCCGCTGATTCCGCTGATCAACATGCGCCTGCTGGCCTGGCGCATTCCCAATGCCGACCTGCACGTGATCGACGACGGCCACCTGTTCCTGGTGACCCGCGCCGAGGCGGTGGCGCCGATCATCATGAAATTCCTCGCCGAGGAGCGCCAACGCGCGGTGATGCACCCGCAGCCGAGCGTCACCCGCGGCCACTGA
- a CDS encoding ubiquinone biosynthesis accessory factor UbiJ, protein MLLSGLLAGVERGLNRVLAMDGTALPRLARLRGRVIEVDCRTPALQLFILADEQGLRLAPHWAGEIACRLRAPASSLLRLASSADKSAVLHSPEVELDGDSAALLELAAILQDLELDWEYELTRWLGPVGAQLLAGHLRSRAGWTAQSLDSLRLNLADYLSEESRSLVGRREADARFAELDSLKLALDRLDARIERLVQRHKPTP, encoded by the coding sequence ATGCTGCTGAGCGGGCTGCTGGCCGGGGTCGAGCGCGGCCTCAACCGGGTGCTGGCCATGGACGGCACGGCGCTGCCGCGCCTGGCGCGCCTGCGCGGCCGGGTGATCGAGGTCGACTGCCGGACGCCTGCGCTGCAACTGTTCATCCTCGCCGACGAACAGGGCCTGCGCCTGGCGCCACACTGGGCCGGGGAGATCGCCTGCCGCCTGCGGGCACCGGCCAGCAGCCTGCTGCGCCTGGCCAGCAGCGCCGACAAGAGCGCCGTGCTGCACAGCCCCGAGGTCGAGCTGGACGGCGACAGCGCCGCCCTGCTGGAACTCGCCGCCATCCTCCAGGACCTCGAACTGGACTGGGAGTACGAGCTGACCCGCTGGCTCGGCCCGGTCGGCGCCCAGTTGCTCGCCGGCCACCTGCGCAGCCGCGCCGGCTGGACCGCACAGAGCCTCGACAGCCTGCGCCTGAACCTGGCCGACTACCTCAGCGAGGAGTCGCGCAGCCTGGTCGGCCGCCGCGAGGCCGATGCGCGCTTCGCCGAACTGGATAGTCTCAAGCTCGCCCTCGACCGCCTCGACGCGCGCATCGAGCGCCTCGTCCAACGCCATAAGCCCACGCCATGA
- a CDS encoding polyhydroxyalkanoic acid system family protein produces the protein MTRIDVERSHNLGREVAREKAEQLAERLAREFDVRYRWSGDTLEFKRSGADGRIEVGEDRVRVELKLGLLLSAMGGSIKRQIEEALDKNLKA, from the coding sequence ATGACCCGAATCGATGTGGAGCGTTCCCATAACCTCGGTCGCGAGGTGGCGCGGGAGAAGGCCGAGCAGTTGGCCGAGCGCCTGGCCCGGGAGTTCGACGTGCGTTACCGCTGGAGCGGCGACACCCTGGAGTTCAAGCGCAGCGGTGCCGATGGGCGCATCGAGGTGGGCGAGGACCGGGTGCGCGTGGAGCTCAAGCTCGGCCTGCTGCTGTCGGCCATGGGCGGCAGCATCAAGCGGCAGATCGAGGAGGCGCTGGACAAGAACCTCAAGGCCTGA
- the hslU gene encoding ATP-dependent protease ATPase subunit HslU encodes MSMTPREIVHELSRHIVGQDDAKRAVAIALRNRWRRMQLPAELRAEVTPKNILMIGPTGVGKTEIARRLARLANAPFIKVEATKFTEVGYVGRDVESIIRDLADAAVKMLREQEMTKVRHRAEDAAEERILDALLPPARTGFNEDPVPSGDSNTRQLFRKRLREGLLDDKDIEIEVAEAATGIEIMTPPGMEEMTSQLQNLFAGLGKGKKKSRKLKVKEALKLVRDEEAARLVNEEELKARALEAVEQNGIVFIDEIDKVAKRGNTGGADVSREGVQRDLLPLIEGCTVNTKLGMIKTDHILFIASGAFHLSKPSDLVPELQGRLPIRVELKALSPEDFERILTEPHASLTEQYAALLNTEGLNIEFAADGIKRLAEIAWQVNEKTENIGARRLHTLLERLLEEVSFSAGDLASKHEDAPIRIDAAYVNGHLGELAEDEDLSRYIL; translated from the coding sequence ATGTCCATGACCCCTCGCGAGATCGTCCACGAGCTCAGCCGCCATATCGTCGGCCAGGACGATGCCAAACGCGCCGTGGCCATCGCCCTGCGCAACCGCTGGCGGCGCATGCAGCTGCCGGCCGAGCTGCGCGCCGAAGTAACGCCCAAGAACATCCTGATGATCGGCCCGACCGGCGTCGGCAAGACCGAGATCGCCCGGCGCCTGGCGCGCCTGGCCAACGCGCCCTTCATCAAGGTCGAGGCGACCAAGTTCACCGAGGTCGGCTACGTCGGCCGCGATGTCGAGTCGATCATCCGCGACCTGGCCGACGCGGCGGTGAAGATGCTGCGCGAGCAGGAGATGACCAAGGTCCGCCACCGCGCCGAGGACGCCGCCGAGGAGCGCATCCTCGATGCCCTGCTGCCACCGGCGCGCACCGGCTTCAACGAGGACCCGGTGCCCAGCGGCGACTCCAACACCCGCCAGCTGTTCCGCAAGCGCCTGCGCGAGGGTCTGCTGGACGACAAGGACATCGAGATCGAGGTGGCCGAGGCCGCCACCGGCATCGAGATCATGACCCCGCCGGGCATGGAGGAGATGACCAGCCAGCTGCAGAACCTGTTCGCGGGCCTCGGCAAGGGCAAGAAGAAGAGCCGCAAGCTCAAGGTCAAGGAGGCCCTCAAGCTGGTGCGCGACGAGGAAGCCGCGCGCCTGGTCAACGAAGAGGAACTCAAGGCCCGCGCCCTGGAGGCGGTGGAGCAGAACGGCATCGTCTTCATCGACGAGATCGACAAGGTCGCCAAGCGCGGCAACACCGGCGGCGCCGACGTCTCCCGCGAGGGCGTGCAGCGCGACCTGCTGCCGCTGATCGAGGGCTGCACGGTCAACACCAAGCTGGGCATGATCAAGACCGACCACATCCTGTTCATCGCCTCCGGCGCCTTCCACCTGAGCAAGCCCAGCGACCTGGTGCCCGAACTGCAGGGCCGCCTGCCGATCCGCGTCGAGCTCAAGGCCCTCAGCCCCGAGGACTTCGAACGCATCCTCACCGAGCCCCACGCCTCGCTGACCGAGCAGTACGCCGCGCTGCTCAATACCGAGGGCCTGAACATCGAGTTCGCCGCCGACGGCATCAAGCGCCTCGCCGAGATCGCCTGGCAGGTCAACGAGAAGACCGAGAACATCGGCGCGCGGCGCCTGCACACCCTGCTCGAACGCCTGCTCGAGGAGGTGTCGTTCAGCGCCGGCGACCTGGCGTCCAAGCACGAGGACGCGCCGATTCGCATCGACGCGGCCTACGTCAACGGCCACCTCGGCGAACTGGCGGAAGACGAAGACCTGTCGCGTTATATTCTCTAG
- the ubiE gene encoding bifunctional demethylmenaquinone methyltransferase/2-methoxy-6-polyprenyl-1,4-benzoquinol methylase UbiE, which produces MTDTRKRSDSEPTTHFGFQDVPESQKAQKVAEVFHSVAAKYDLMNDLLSGGLHRLWKRFTIELSGVRPGNRVLDIAGGTGDLTKQFARLVGPQGEVVLADINASMLKVGRDRLLDRGVAGNVKFVQADAEKLPFPDNHFDCVTIAFGLRNVTHKEDALRSMLRVLKPGGRLLVLEFSKPSSELLSKVYDTYSFRFMPLMGKLITNDAESYRYLAESIRMHPDQDSLKAMMAEAGFERVTYHNMTGGIVALHRGIKP; this is translated from the coding sequence ATGACCGACACGCGCAAGCGCAGCGACAGCGAACCCACCACGCACTTCGGCTTTCAGGATGTTCCGGAGAGCCAGAAGGCGCAGAAGGTCGCCGAAGTCTTCCACTCGGTGGCCGCCAAGTACGACCTGATGAACGACCTGCTCTCCGGCGGCCTGCATCGCCTGTGGAAGCGCTTCACCATCGAGCTGTCGGGCGTGCGCCCGGGCAACCGGGTGCTGGACATCGCCGGCGGCACCGGCGACCTGACCAAGCAGTTCGCCCGCCTGGTCGGTCCCCAGGGCGAGGTGGTGCTGGCCGACATCAACGCGTCGATGCTCAAGGTCGGCCGCGACCGCCTGCTCGACCGCGGCGTGGCCGGCAACGTCAAGTTCGTCCAGGCCGACGCCGAGAAGCTGCCGTTCCCGGACAACCACTTCGACTGCGTGACCATCGCCTTCGGCCTGCGCAACGTCACCCACAAGGAGGACGCCCTGCGCTCCATGCTGCGGGTGCTCAAGCCCGGCGGTCGGCTGCTGGTGCTGGAGTTCTCCAAGCCGTCCAGCGAGCTGTTGTCCAAGGTCTACGACACCTATTCGTTCCGCTTCATGCCGCTGATGGGCAAGCTGATCACCAACGACGCCGAGAGCTACCGCTACCTGGCCGAATCGATCCGCATGCACCCGGATCAGGACAGCCTCAAGGCGATGATGGCCGAGGCCGGCTTCGAGCGCGTCACCTACCACAACATGACCGGCGGCATCGTCGCCCTGCACCGCGGCATCAAGCCCTGA
- the phaC gene encoding class II poly(R)-hydroxyalkanoic acid synthase: MTDKPSDDLKNQASENTLGLNPVIGIRGKDLLSSARTVLTQAIKQPLHSAKHVAHFGVELKNVLLGQSELTPETGDRRFADPAWSQNPLYRRYLQTYLAWRKELHDWVEFSDLSEQDVSRSHFVINLMTEAMAPSNSMANPAAVKRFFETGGKSLLDGLSHLAKDLINNGGMPSQVNMDAFEVGQNLATTEGSVVFRNEVLELIQYRPITEQVHSRPLLVVPPQINKFYVFDLSPEKSLARFLLRNGVQTFVISWRNPTKAQREWGLSSYIEALKEAIEVVSAITGSADINMLGACSGGLTTASLLGHYAALGDPKVHALTLLVSVLDTQLDTQVALFADETTLEAAKRRSYQAGVLEGSDMAKVFAWMRPNDLIWNYWVNNYLLGNEPPVFDILYWNNDTTRLPAALHGEFIEMFKTNPLTRSGALEVCGTPIDLKQVTCDFYCVAGTTDHITPWESCYKSAHLFGGKCEFVLSNSGHIQSILNPPGNPKARYMTNSEMPLDPKAWQDGSTKHTDSWWLHWQKWLAERSGETKKAPSKLGNRAHPPAEAAPGTYVHER; this comes from the coding sequence ATGACAGATAAACCCAGTGATGACCTGAAGAACCAAGCCTCCGAGAATACCCTCGGCCTCAATCCGGTCATCGGCATTCGCGGCAAGGACCTGCTGAGCTCGGCCCGCACCGTGCTCACCCAGGCCATCAAGCAACCCCTGCACAGCGCCAAGCACGTGGCCCACTTCGGCGTGGAGCTGAAGAATGTCCTGCTCGGTCAGTCCGAACTGACCCCCGAAACCGGCGACCGCCGCTTCGCCGACCCGGCCTGGAGCCAGAACCCGCTGTACCGGCGCTACCTGCAGACCTACCTGGCCTGGCGCAAGGAACTGCACGACTGGGTCGAGTTCAGCGACCTGTCGGAGCAGGACGTCAGCCGCAGTCACTTCGTCATCAATCTGATGACCGAGGCTATGGCCCCGAGCAACAGCATGGCCAACCCGGCCGCGGTCAAGCGTTTCTTCGAGACCGGCGGCAAGAGCCTGCTGGACGGCCTCAGCCACCTGGCCAAGGACCTGATCAACAACGGCGGCATGCCCAGCCAGGTCAACATGGATGCCTTCGAGGTCGGCCAGAACCTGGCCACCACCGAAGGCTCGGTGGTCTTTCGCAACGAGGTGCTGGAACTGATCCAGTACCGGCCGATCACCGAGCAGGTGCACAGCCGCCCGCTGCTGGTGGTGCCGCCGCAGATCAACAAGTTCTACGTGTTCGACCTGTCGCCGGAGAAGAGCCTGGCGCGCTTCCTGCTGCGCAACGGCGTGCAGACCTTCGTGATCAGCTGGCGCAACCCGACCAAGGCCCAGCGCGAATGGGGCCTGTCCAGCTACATCGAAGCGCTGAAGGAAGCCATCGAGGTGGTCAGCGCGATCACCGGCAGCGCGGACATCAACATGCTCGGCGCCTGCTCCGGCGGCCTCACCACCGCCTCGCTGCTGGGCCACTACGCCGCCCTCGGCGACCCCAAGGTGCATGCCCTGACCCTGCTGGTCAGCGTGCTCGACACCCAGCTGGACACCCAGGTCGCGCTGTTCGCCGACGAGACGACCCTGGAGGCTGCCAAGCGCCGTTCCTACCAGGCCGGCGTGCTGGAAGGCAGCGACATGGCCAAGGTGTTCGCCTGGATGCGCCCCAACGACCTGATCTGGAACTACTGGGTCAACAACTACCTGCTCGGCAACGAGCCGCCGGTGTTCGACATCCTCTACTGGAACAACGACACCACCCGCCTGCCCGCCGCCCTGCACGGCGAGTTCATCGAGATGTTCAAGACCAATCCGCTGACCCGCAGCGGGGCACTGGAAGTCTGCGGCACGCCGATCGACCTCAAGCAGGTGACCTGCGACTTCTACTGCGTGGCCGGCACCACCGACCACATCACCCCCTGGGAGTCGTGCTACAAATCGGCGCACCTGTTCGGCGGCAAATGCGAGTTCGTGCTGTCCAACAGCGGCCACATCCAGAGCATCCTCAACCCGCCGGGCAACCCCAAGGCGCGCTACATGACCAACAGCGAGATGCCACTGGACCCGAAGGCCTGGCAGGACGGTTCGACCAAGCACACCGACTCCTGGTGGCTGCATTGGCAGAAATGGCTGGCCGAGCGTTCGGGCGAGACCAAGAAGGCACCGAGCAAGCTGGGCAACAGGGCTCACCCGCCGGCCGAGGCCGCACCCGGCACCTATGTCCACGAACGCTGA
- a CDS encoding DUF971 domain-containing protein — protein sequence MSPIPSAIELHKASKTLTLTYGEQRYSLPAEFLRVHSPSAEVQGHGKPILQTGKLHVGLSSIEPAGNYALKLCFDDGHDSGLFTWAYLYELATRQDELWAEYLAALAAAGQSRDPNESVVKLML from the coding sequence ATGAGCCCGATTCCCAGCGCCATTGAGCTGCACAAAGCCTCCAAGACCCTGACCCTGACATACGGCGAGCAGCGCTACAGCCTGCCCGCCGAGTTCCTCCGCGTGCACTCGCCCTCGGCCGAGGTCCAGGGCCACGGCAAACCCATACTGCAGACCGGCAAGCTGCATGTCGGCCTGAGCAGCATCGAGCCGGCGGGCAACTACGCCCTGAAGCTGTGCTTCGACGACGGCCATGACAGCGGCCTGTTCACCTGGGCCTACCTGTACGAGCTGGCCACCCGCCAGGACGAACTCTGGGCCGAATACCTGGCCGCACTCGCCGCAGCCGGCCAGTCCCGCGACCCGAACGAGTCCGTGGTCAAGCTGATGCTCTAA
- a CDS encoding TetR/AcrR family transcriptional regulator, with protein sequence MKTRDRILECALTLFNQQGEPNVSTLEIANELGISPGNLYYHFHGKEPLILGLFERFQAELAPLLDPPADARLDAEDYWLFLHLIVERLAHYRFLFQDLSNLAGRLPKLARGIRQWLNLLKRTLATLLARLKAENQLVSETQALGQLVEQITLTLLFSLDYQRILGAEGESRLVVYQVMMLVAPHLSPESRLAAEQLARRYLEV encoded by the coding sequence ATGAAGACCCGCGACCGCATCCTCGAATGCGCCCTGACGCTGTTCAACCAGCAGGGCGAGCCCAACGTCTCCACCCTGGAGATCGCCAACGAACTGGGCATCAGCCCGGGCAATCTGTATTACCACTTCCATGGCAAGGAGCCGTTGATCCTCGGCCTGTTCGAACGCTTCCAGGCCGAGCTGGCGCCGCTGCTCGACCCGCCGGCCGATGCCCGCCTGGACGCCGAGGACTATTGGTTGTTCCTGCACCTGATAGTCGAACGCCTGGCCCACTACCGCTTCCTGTTCCAGGACCTGTCCAACCTGGCCGGGCGCCTGCCCAAGCTGGCCCGCGGCATCCGCCAGTGGCTCAACCTGCTCAAGCGCACCCTGGCCACCCTGCTGGCGCGACTGAAGGCGGAGAATCAGCTGGTCAGCGAAACCCAGGCCCTGGGCCAGCTGGTCGAGCAGATCACCCTGACCCTGCTGTTCTCCCTCGACTACCAGCGCATCCTCGGTGCAGAGGGCGAGAGCCGCCTGGTGGTGTACCAGGTGATGATGCTGGTGGCGCCCCACCTGAGCCCCGAATCGCGCCTCGCCGCCGAGCAGCTGGCCCGGCGCTATCTGGAGGTGTGA
- the hslV gene encoding ATP-dependent protease subunit HslV, giving the protein MTTIVSVRRHGKVVMGGDGQVSLGNTVMKGNAKKVRRLYHGQVLAGFAGATADAFTLFERFEGKLEKHQGHLVRAAVELAKDWRTDRSLSRLEAMLAVANKDASLIITGNGDVVEPEHGLIAMGSGGGYAQAAALALLQHTQEMSAREVAETALNIAGSICVFTNQNLTIEELDSAV; this is encoded by the coding sequence TTGACCACCATCGTTTCAGTGCGCCGCCACGGCAAAGTCGTCATGGGCGGCGACGGCCAGGTGTCCCTCGGCAACACCGTGATGAAAGGCAACGCCAAGAAGGTTCGGCGCCTCTACCACGGCCAGGTGCTGGCCGGCTTCGCCGGCGCCACCGCGGATGCCTTCACCCTGTTCGAACGCTTCGAGGGCAAGCTGGAGAAGCACCAGGGCCACTTGGTGCGCGCCGCCGTCGAACTGGCCAAGGACTGGCGCACCGACCGCTCCCTGAGCCGCCTGGAAGCCATGCTGGCGGTCGCCAACAAGGACGCCTCGTTGATCATCACCGGCAACGGCGACGTGGTCGAACCCGAGCACGGCCTGATCGCCATGGGCTCCGGCGGCGGCTACGCCCAGGCCGCCGCCCTGGCCCTGCTGCAGCACACCCAGGAAATGAGCGCCCGCGAGGTCGCCGAGACCGCGCTGAACATCGCCGGGTCCATCTGCGTGTTCACCAACCAGAATCTGACCATCGAGGAACTGGACTCGGCCGTCTGA
- a CDS encoding phasin family protein — protein MAVKKKTEKQTSSWIGEVEKYSRQIWLAGLGAYSKVSKDGTKLFDTLVKDGEKAEKQAKSEVDKQVESVKSTVESKVGTAKSKVDVVKDKAMGKWGELEEAFDKRLHNAISRLGVPSRNEVAALNDKVERLTKQLEALTGVTAKSVKPARKAPAKAAAKPAAKPAAKAAAKPAAKPASKTAAKPATAKPAAKPAAKAAAKPAPKVEAAPLAGAAAKVAAKPAVAKKPAVKKTPLAKVVAPASSEPVAPAAAPAPTETPAPSTPASQS, from the coding sequence ATGGCTGTTAAGAAGAAAACCGAAAAACAGACCAGTTCCTGGATCGGCGAGGTCGAGAAGTACTCGCGCCAGATCTGGTTGGCCGGCCTCGGCGCTTACTCCAAAGTCAGCAAGGACGGCACCAAGCTGTTCGACACCCTGGTCAAGGATGGCGAAAAGGCCGAGAAGCAGGCCAAGAGCGAGGTCGACAAGCAGGTCGAGTCGGTGAAGTCCACCGTCGAGTCGAAGGTCGGGACCGCCAAGTCCAAGGTCGATGTGGTCAAGGACAAGGCCATGGGCAAGTGGGGCGAGTTGGAGGAGGCGTTCGACAAGCGTCTGCACAACGCCATCTCGCGCCTGGGCGTGCCCAGCCGCAACGAGGTGGCGGCGCTCAACGACAAGGTCGAGCGCCTGACCAAGCAACTCGAAGCGCTCACCGGGGTCACCGCCAAGTCGGTCAAGCCGGCGCGCAAGGCGCCTGCGAAAGCGGCGGCCAAACCCGCCGCCAAGCCGGCCGCCAAGGCTGCGGCCAAACCGGCTGCCAAGCCGGCGAGCAAGACCGCGGCCAAGCCAGCGACGGCTAAACCCGCGGCCAAGCCTGCCGCTAAGGCCGCCGCGAAGCCTGCGCCCAAGGTAGAGGCGGCACCACTCGCCGGAGCGGCCGCCAAGGTCGCCGCCAAGCCGGCCGTAGCGAAGAAACCGGCGGTGAAGAAGACCCCGCTGGCCAAGGTGGTGGCGCCGGCCTCTTCGGAACCGGTGGCGCCCGCCGCTGCGCCGGCTCCGACGGAAACTCCGGCGCCGAGCACGCCCGCCAGCCAGTCCTGA
- a CDS encoding phasin family protein — protein sequence MSKVAIKKKTEVEAKAGVLSDVKVYARKVWLAGLGAYAKAGQEGAEYFKELVKAGEGVEEQGKKLVGEQVEAANSQLDGVKNRVTSVKGKVDVQLDKIEKAFDNRVAGALKRIGIPTKQDIEELSAKLDELGALLEHVARSK from the coding sequence ATGTCGAAAGTCGCGATCAAGAAAAAAACCGAAGTCGAAGCCAAAGCCGGCGTGCTGAGCGATGTCAAAGTCTACGCCCGCAAGGTCTGGCTGGCGGGCCTGGGGGCCTATGCCAAGGCCGGGCAGGAAGGCGCCGAGTATTTCAAGGAGCTGGTCAAGGCTGGCGAAGGCGTCGAGGAGCAGGGCAAGAAGCTGGTCGGCGAGCAGGTCGAGGCGGCCAACAGCCAGCTCGACGGCGTCAAGAACCGCGTCACCAGCGTCAAGGGCAAGGTCGATGTGCAGCTGGACAAGATCGAGAAGGCCTTCGACAACCGCGTAGCCGGCGCCCTCAAGCGCATCGGCATCCCGACCAAGCAAGATATCGAAGAGCTCTCTGCTAAGCTGGATGAACTGGGCGCATTGCTCGAGCATGTCGCGCGTAGCAAATAA
- the phaC gene encoding class II poly(R)-hydroxyalkanoic acid synthase gives MRDKPSTGALPLPATFMNAQNAVVGLRGRDLLSTLRTLALQGIKQPVHSARHALALGGQLGRVLLGDTLHKVNPQDARFADPTWQLNPFYRRGLQAYLSWQKQLGSWIDESSLPADDRARARFVTTLLGDALAPSNSPLNPLAVKELLNSGGASLFKGLGQLLDDLLHNDGLPSQVSKQAFEVGHNLAATPGAVVFRNELLELIQYQPMSEKQYQRPLLIVPPQINKYYIFDLSNDKSFVQYTLKNGLQCFIVSWRNPDARHREWGLSSYVQALEEAMDACRAITASKDVNLLGACAGGLTIAALQGHLQAKRQLRKVASATYMVSLLDSQIDSPAMLFADEQTLEAAKRRSYQRGVLDGRDMARVFAWMRPNDLIWNYWVNNYLLGKQPPAFDILYWNNDCTRLPAALHGDLLDFFKYNPLTHPGGLEVCGTPIDLQKVSLDSFSVAGINDHITPWDSVYRSALLLGGSRRFILSNSGHIQSILNPPGNPKASFLESPKLSGDPRAWYHDAQKHEGSWWPQWLAWIQQRSGEQRQPLSALGSPRYPAMEAAPGTYVHVR, from the coding sequence ATGCGAGATAAGCCCAGTACCGGCGCCCTGCCCCTACCCGCCACCTTCATGAATGCGCAGAACGCCGTGGTCGGCCTGCGTGGCCGCGACCTGCTGTCCACCCTGCGCACCCTGGCCCTGCAGGGCATCAAGCAGCCGGTGCACAGCGCCCGCCACGCCCTGGCCCTGGGCGGCCAGCTGGGCCGGGTGCTGCTCGGCGATACCCTGCACAAGGTCAACCCGCAGGATGCGCGCTTCGCCGATCCCACCTGGCAGCTCAACCCCTTCTACCGGCGCGGCCTGCAGGCCTACCTGTCCTGGCAGAAGCAGCTGGGCAGCTGGATCGACGAAAGCAGCCTGCCGGCCGACGACCGCGCCCGCGCCCGCTTCGTCACCACCCTGCTCGGCGATGCCCTGGCGCCCTCCAACTCCCCGCTCAATCCCCTGGCCGTCAAGGAGCTGCTCAACAGCGGCGGCGCCAGCCTGTTCAAGGGCCTGGGCCAGCTGCTCGACGACCTGCTGCACAACGACGGCCTGCCCAGTCAGGTGAGCAAGCAGGCCTTCGAGGTCGGCCACAACCTGGCCGCCACCCCGGGCGCCGTGGTGTTTCGCAACGAGCTGCTGGAGCTGATCCAGTACCAGCCGATGAGCGAGAAGCAGTACCAGCGCCCGCTGCTGATCGTGCCGCCGCAGATCAACAAGTACTACATATTCGACCTGTCCAACGACAAGAGCTTCGTCCAGTACACCCTGAAGAACGGCCTGCAGTGCTTCATCGTCAGCTGGCGCAACCCCGATGCCCGGCACCGCGAGTGGGGCCTGTCGAGCTATGTGCAGGCCCTGGAAGAAGCCATGGACGCCTGCCGGGCGATCACCGCCAGCAAGGATGTCAACCTGCTCGGCGCCTGCGCCGGCGGCCTGACCATCGCCGCCCTGCAGGGTCATCTGCAGGCCAAGCGGCAACTGCGCAAGGTGGCCAGCGCCACCTACATGGTCAGCCTGCTCGACAGTCAGATCGACAGTCCGGCCATGCTCTTCGCCGACGAGCAGACGCTCGAGGCCGCCAAGCGCCGCTCCTACCAGCGCGGCGTGCTCGATGGCCGCGACATGGCCCGGGTGTTCGCCTGGATGCGGCCCAACGACCTGATCTGGAACTACTGGGTCAACAACTACCTGCTCGGCAAGCAACCACCGGCCTTCGACATCCTCTACTGGAACAACGACTGCACCCGCCTGCCCGCGGCCCTGCACGGCGACCTGCTGGACTTCTTCAAGTACAACCCGCTGACCCACCCGGGCGGCCTGGAGGTCTGCGGCACGCCGATCGACCTGCAGAAGGTCAGCCTCGACAGCTTCAGCGTGGCCGGCATCAACGACCACATCACCCCCTGGGACTCGGTCTACCGCTCGGCCCTGCTGCTCGGCGGCAGCCGGCGCTTCATCCTGTCCAACAGCGGCCACATCCAGAGCATCCTCAACCCGCCGGGCAATCCCAAGGCCAGCTTCCTGGAGAGCCCCAAGCTCAGCGGCGACCCGCGCGCCTGGTACCACGACGCGCAGAAGCACGAGGGCAGCTGGTGGCCGCAGTGGCTGGCCTGGATCCAGCAGCGCTCCGGCGAACAGCGCCAGCCCCTCTCGGCCCTGGGCAGCCCGCGCTATCCGGCCATGGAAGCCGCACCGGGCACCTATGTGCATGTGCGCTGA